In the Haloferax sp. Atlit-12N genome, GCAGAGCGCGTACCTAGGTATCGGTGAATCAACCATGGAGAAGAACGTCGGAGGTTACGACCGTATCACGCGCGCCGTCCTCGGACCGGTGCTCATCGTCGTCGGGGCGGCGAGTCTCGCGGGCTTCCTGACCATCGCGGCCGGCACCCTCGGACTCGTCAT is a window encoding:
- a CDS encoding YgaP-like transmembrane domain; this translates as MEKNVGGYDRITRAVLGPVLIVVGAASLAGFLTIAAGTLGLV